Proteins co-encoded in one Yamadazyma tenuis chromosome 1, complete sequence genomic window:
- a CDS encoding uncharacterized protein (COG:U; BUSCO:EOG09263RY2; EggNog:ENOG503NY0V), protein MESPQINNTLFKLLIMEMIPTIIEVSRSHGLSTDQVNLKIELLGYKLGIKLNELLLFKLADQFSKNNEDLETVLDIMKFICKDFWKILFKKQISNLRTNHRGTFVLVDSNFKPIENFDVSRPDAPVMISHYLSYVNGVMKGTLKSFGINSVITNEINFPSVTFNIETDNNN, encoded by the coding sequence ATGGAATCTCCACAGATCAACAACACGCTATTTAAGCTTCTCATCATGGAGATGATCCCCACCATAATTGAGGTATCAAGGTCCCATGGTCTTTCCACTGATCAAGTCAACCTTAAAATCGAATTACTTGGGTATAAACTAGGCATCAAACTCAACGAGCTTCTACTCTTTAAACTAGCTGATCAGTTCTCCAAGAACAAcgaagacttggaaactgTTCTTGACATCATGAAGTTCATCTGCAAGGATTTCTGGAAAATCCTCTTCAAAAAACAAATCAGTAACCTCCGTACCAACCATAGAGGGACATTTGTGTTGGTggactccaacttcaagccCATCGAAAATTTCGATGTATCTCGCCCCGACGCCCCGGTAATGATAAGCCACTACTTGCTGTACGTCAATGGCGTGATGAAGGGAACATTGAAGAGTTTTGGCATTAACAGtgtcatcaccaacgaaatcaactttCCGCTGGTCACCTTCAATATTGAGACAGACAACAACAACTAA
- the ECM42 gene encoding glutamate N-acetyltransferase (COG:E; EggNog:ENOG503NVW6; BUSCO:EOG09262528; MEROPS:MER0011829), protein MKSVIVAQVRFYSDKAARFVPKTGVYPKGFAVGGIHCGVKKNGKLDLALLQNQHGNAVASAVFTTNKFKAAPVQVSQRIIKETGGHGINSLVINSGNANAVTGAKGIKDAESMVTATDAAFGNGENSTLVMSTGVIGQKLPISPILKGIDTLAGSLGSSHQHWLDCANAICTTDTFPKLVTKQFELNGITYTLAGLAKGAGMISPNMATLLGFFVTDAPVTAPALRSILQYSVDRSFNSISVDGDMSTNDTIVAIANGAAGGEVIDQTSSSAVSYSKLRSEVTDFAQQLAQLVVRDGEGATKFITITVKDSLSFSDAKTIASTIANSSLFKTAMYGKDANWGRILCAIGYSDVSSSSSVLPDRTSVTFVPSDGIEPLKVLVDGEPEEVDEARASELLELEDINIDIDLGTGGGQSASFWTCDLSHEYVTINGDYRS, encoded by the coding sequence ATGAAGTCAGTAATAGTGGCACAGGTCAGATTCTACTCCGACAAGGCAGCTAGATTCGTACCCAAGACGGGAGTATACCCCAAAGGTTTTGCCGTGGGAGGAATACATTGCGGGGTGAAGAAAAATGGAAAATTGGACTTGGCCCTCTTGCAAAACCAGCACGGAAACGCTGTAGCTTCAGCAGtattcaccaccaacaagtttaaGGCCGCACCCGTACAAGTGTCCCAACGGATAATCAAGGAAACGGGTGGCCACGGCATCAATTCGTTGGTCATCAACAGTGGTAATGCCAATGCGGTGACAGGAGCCAAAGGTATAAAAGATGCTGAATCGATGGTGACGGCGACAGATGCTGCGTTTGGAAACGGCGAAAACTCtactttggtgatgtccACAGGAGTGATTGGTCAGAAGTTACCGATTTCACCCATTTTGAAGGGAATTGATACGTTGGCAGGAAGCTTGGGGTCGTCGCACCAACACTGGCTCGACTGTGCCAACGCCATTTGCACCACCGATACGTTTCCCAAACTTGTCACCAAGCAATTTGAGTTGAACGGCATCACCTACACGTTAGCTGGGTTGGCCAAGGGCGCAGGGATGATCAGCCCTAACATGGCAACGTTGTTGGGATTTTTTGTCACCGATGCTCCGGTGACCGCACCTGCTTTACGGCTGATCTTGCAATACTCGGTAGACCGGTCGTTCAACAGTATTTCGGTGGATGGGGACATGTCAACCAATGACACGATTGTGGCCATTGCCAACGGGGCTGCAGGAGGAGAAGTAATTGACCAAACCTCCAGTTCGGCTGTTTCTTATAGCAAATTGAGAAGTGAGGTGACAGACTTTGCCCAGCAGTTGGCACAGTTGGTGGTTCGTGATGGAGAAGGTGCCACCAAGTTCATAACAATTACCGTTAAGGACTCGTTGAGTTTCTCCGATGCCAAAACAATTGCGTCCACCATTGCCAACTCTTCCCTCTTCAAGACAGCCATGTATGGGAAAGATGCCAACTGGGGTCGTATATTATGTGCCATCGGCTACTCAGACGTGAGTCTGTCTTCGTCGGTGCTCCCCGACAGAACCTCGGTGACGTTTGTGCCTTCTGATGGAATTGAGCCAttgaaggtgttggtggaCGGAGAGCctgaagaagttgacgaGGCTCGCGCATCGGAACTTCTTGAGTTGGAGGACATCAACATCGATATCGACCTAGgaactggtggtggccagAGCGCTTCGTTCTGGACCTGTGACTTATCACACGAGTATGTTACCATCAACGGAGACTACCGGTCATAG
- a CDS encoding DNA-directed RNA polymerase (COG:K,L; EggNog:ENOG503NU1C), giving the protein MLLRLQRCNFIPLRNLSRQTPKVARVLDDFLGAININSLSRQRTHLLKLYDAHPQPSIKIACLNLLLQNYLKHPAFINSYDLTQIVTEFNIVDLHDEETVRSLISCLVYSWQNETSSKAKKLSLATFLSHTLRQLNLPSEDIHKYVDKQILPYLAELSASSKLNLKVQPAQTSNELSINHYKDRGMLDLDGLCKYIAVPFKNGEQPLYEFYDALGPKEKVQFMQKYLEFNRTKQDAVELHCLSLVNNVRKSLIGLSIFSRSKADMVNQWMSFTDVVDKMLLDDYVPQDEDEEAMLKYKNYIKLLPTEVTVSMVLSKALSHTSSTKEIRLYTLISSAAQTFTRLVYVEHGLEVPVPMSELVKLFSIIVKLLVGHCKVQVPQEFEGETNWFGGNLFHHQIIRLPKSKYGKLSLNPYVFYEMKASELQIGFDRLFLPMLVPPKKWVSPDEGGYLNNIKSIISNLNEPAYLLYLKRANTSGQLDFLYRNLSYMGSVPWCLDQDMLKVFNTAMEKEGGILGIPPKIDLITKLDKSRYSKLMYERQKSKRVKYNLIMKIANAFKDNIMYLPHNVDFRGRVYPMVSVLSYQDEDVTRSLLQFWDPHPLGSNGLNWLKYQLAGLYGKDKLPMEDRIEFVDANYNFVLSSARDPMQNKWWMEADSPWQVLRLCKEFLKISEFSGDISEYKSRVPIHQDGSCNGLQHYAALSQDSGGGKAVNLIPSETRQDIYNEVLETILTKVEDTPIDSIIGKIITRKVIKRPIMTKVYGVTPHGVIEQLQEELLSHDLSKKLNKQELEFYNSNRREIVIRIARMIALSLSNVFKNLIVVEDWLYKNTYRVMNTIRLEEVKHKHMDLVKFQNFKPMMWTSMSGFPIIQLYNKKSTKTLSTRLQTFSVSKFDDEGKINITKQLNAVSPNFIHSLDALHLLLTCAKCEEQGIPFVAVHDSFWTSTEHTDKLAIILRQSFIDLHSSDALKCLYDDMTNTLKDSYHVVWIRDEDNLEMLHKIYELRHQNKKMLSNNLNKALEMEIQNPHIIEIYENLVNIYKPTLYFRKNNVMLKYSDISRQSVAFRLREFTPILVKASVIEPPKGGDLDINQIVHSKFFFS; this is encoded by the coding sequence ATGCTCCTCCGATTGCAACGCTGCAATTTCATACCCCTACGAAACCTATCGAGACAGACGCCCAAAGTCGCTCGAGTCCTCGATGACTTCCTCGGAGCCATAAATATCAACAGCTTATCACGCCAGCGAACCCAtcttttgaagttgtacGATGCTCATCCCCAACCATCAATCAAAATAGCATGTTTGAACCTTCTACTCCAGAACTACTTGAAACACCCGGCGTTCATCAACTCCTACGACTTGACACAGATCGTCACAGAATTCAACATTGTCGACCTTCACGATGAAGAAACCGTCCGTAGTCTCATCAGCTGCTTGGTGTATTCCTGGCAAAATGAGACCTCTTCAAAGGCGAAGAAGCTCTCACTAGCGACATTTTTGTCCCACACCCTCCGTCAGTTGAACCTACCGTCAGAAGACATCCACAAGTATGTCGACAAACAGATCCTCCCATACTTGGCCGAGCTTTCGGCGTCTTCAAAGCTCAATTTGAAGGTTCAGCCTGCTCAAACCTCAAACGAATTGAGTATCAACCATTATAAGGACCGAGGAATGCTAGATCTTGACGGGTTGTGCAAGTACATTGCTGTGCCATTCAAGAATGGTGAGCAGCCCCTCTATGAGTTCTATGATGCGTTGGGCCCAAAAGAAAAGGTTCAATTCATGCAAAAGTATCTTGAGTTCAATAGAACAAAGCAGGACGCAGTGGAATTACACTGTTTGTCGTTAGTGAACAATGTCCGTAAGCTGTTAATAGGATTGTCCATATTCAGCCGGTCCAAGGCCGATATGGTAAACCAGTGGATGAGTTTTACcgatgttgttgataaaaTGCTATTGGATGACTACGTTCCGCAGGATGAAGACGAGGAAGCCATGTTAAAGTATAAAAACTACATCAAACTATTGCCCACCGAGGTCACTGTCAGTATGGTTCTCTCAAAGGCATTGCTGCACACACTGTCAACCAAGGAGATCCGATTGTACacgttgatttcatcagcTGCTCAAACGTTTACCCGGTTGGTGTACGTTGAGCATGGTCTTGAGGTACCGGTGCCAATGTCAGAGCTCGTCAAGCTCTTCAGTATTATCGTCAAACTTCTCGTTGGCCACTGCAAAGTGCAGGTCCctcaagaatttgaaggCGAAACAAACTGGTTTGGAGGAAACCTctttcatcaccaaatcatAAGGTTGCCCAAATCAAAATACGGAAAGTTGAGTCTAAACCCTTATGTTTTCTACGAAATGAAAGCTTCAGAGCTTCAGATTGGCTTCGATCGGTTGTTTCTTCCGATGCTTGTGCCGCCCAAAAAATGGGTCAGTCCAGATGAGGGAGgatacttgaacaacatcaaGTCAATCATCAGCAATTTGAACGAACCTGCCTACCTTCTTTACTTGAAGCGTGCCAACACATCGGGTCAATTGGACTTCCTTTATCGGAACTTGAGTTACATGGGCTCCGTTCCTTGGTGCTTAGACCAAGATATGTTGAAAGTTTTCAATACTGCCATGGAGAAGGAAGGTGGCATTTTAGGCATTCCTCCCAAGATTGatctcatcaccaaacttgaCAAATCTCGCTACTCAAAGTTGATGTATGAACGGCAGAAGTCCAAGCGGGTCAAATATAACTTGATCATGAAAATAGCCAATGCTTTCAAAGACAATATCATGTACCTACCGCATAATGTTGATTTCAGAGGCAGAGTGTACCCAATGGTTTCGGTGCTTAGTTATCAAGACGAGGATGTCACCCGTTCGTTGTTGCAGTTCTGGGATCCTCATCCTCTTGGTTCCAATGGTTTAAACTGGTTAAAGTATCAGTTAGCAGGTCTTTATGGGAAAGACAAGCTTCCCATGGAAGATAGAATCGAGTTTGTCGATGCCAATTACAACTTTGTCTTGAGCTCTGCAAGGGACCCCATGCAGAACAAGTGGTGGATGGAAGCTGATAGTCCCTGGCAAGTATTGCGGTTATGTAaggagtttttgaagatttccGAGTTTTCTGGAGATATCAGCGAGTACAAAAGTAGGGTTCCCATCCACCAGGACGGTTCTTGCAATGGATTACAACACTATGCTGCACTCTCGCAGGATCTGGGTGGAGGCAAGGCGGTTAACCTCATTCCTTCAGAAACCAGGCAGGATATCTATAATGAAGTATTGGAAACCATTTTgaccaaagttgaagataCCCCAATAGATAGTATTATTGGCAAGATAATCACCCGGAAGGTAATTAAGCGGCCAATTATGACAAAAGTGTATGGGGTTACCCCCCATGGGGTGATTGAGCAACTTCAAGAGGAACTTCTTCTGCACGACCTATCCAAGAAACTAAACAAGCAGGAACTCGAATTCTACAACTCCAATAGAAGGGAAATTGTCATACGGATAGCCCGTATGATCGCCCTATCACTCAGCAACGTATTCAAGAACTtaattgttgttgaagactgGTTGTACAAGAACACCTATCGAGTGATGAACACAATTAGGCTCGAGGAAGtgaaacacaaacacatggatttggtcaaattcCAAAACTTTAAGCCAATGATGTGGACTTCCATGTCAGGGTTCCCCATCATTCAACTttacaacaagaagtccACAAAAACTCTTAGTACCAGGTTGCAAACATTCTCAGTTAGCAAGTTCGATGATGAAGGCAAAATCAACATAACAAAACAATTGAATGCAGTATCCCCCAACTTTATCCACTCCCTAGACGCCCTCCACTTGTTACTTACATGTGCAAAGTGTGAGGAGCAGGGTATCCCGTTTGTGGCAGTTCATGACTCGTTCTGGACTTCGACAGAACACACCGACAAACTTGCCATTATTCTCAGGCAGCTGTTCATCGACTTGCACTCTTCGGACGCCCTAAAGTGTCTTTATGATGATATGACCAATACTCTCAAAGACTCGTACCATGTGGTATGGATTAGAGATGAAGACAATTTGGAAATGCTTCATAAAATCTATGAGCTCAGGCAccaaaacaagaagatgttATCTAATAACCTTAATAAAGCCCTCGAGATGGAGATTCAGAACCCACATATTATTGAGATCTATGAGAATTTGGTGAACATTTACAAACCCACACTCTACTTCCGCAAGAACAATgtgatgttgaagtatTCAGACATCTCTCGCCAGAGTGTCGCGTTCAGGCTCAGGGAATTCACGCCCATCTTGGTGAAGGCGTCCGTAATAGAGCCCCCCAAAGGTGGTGACCTAGACATCAACCAGATTGTACATAGtaagttcttcttttcctgA
- a CDS encoding uncharacterized protein (EggNog:ENOG503P6SE; COG:S), translating into MEPPTILRIKRKRGQDPLQALILEERQSVKRSKPTSPVSSGAMTPIEEPANFYFKLTRTDNSHDLDDASVVASLLAETSASQTTRSFVIPKRQTEEDMVIPHELSDMVEDFMISNNSTTPQRRKRHTSVAPAPHSSVPDEDEYVYDVYQLATITDQNHPKSQIGYIKFFEDDDELNGSEDSVDQALYSDHEDSNAEDYYQNDYPEDEDADIGDDIHNDYGDTALDLEPDQVNELYDYVQVHNADLLDDGYVSADDEDYVFSEEEDDSESEEFSRQKFFDGESDDELAIHRDKIFDQLQRMINEEE; encoded by the coding sequence ATGGAACCACCAACTATTCTACGAATCAAGCGGAAACGCGGGCAGGACCCTCTCCAAGccttgatcttggaggAAAGACAATCAGTAAAGCGGTCCAAGCCCACTTCACCGGTGTCGTCGGGTGCTATGACCCCAATTGAAGAACCTGCCAATTTCTACTTTAAGCTCACCAGAACTGATAACTCCCATGATTTGGATGATGCGCTGGTCGTGGCGTCCCTTCTCGCAGAAACCAGTGCCAGTCAGACGACACGGAGCTTTGTGATTCCCAAGCGCCAGACCGAAGAGGATATGGTGATTCCGCATGAGTTGAGTGACATGGTGGAAGACTTTATGATTTCTAACAACAGTACCACGCCCCAGCGTCGCAAGCGACACACGAGTGTTGCCCCGGCACCGCACCTGCTGGTACcagatgaagatgaatacGTCTACGATGTGTATCAGCTCGCCACCATCACTGATCAGAACCACCCCAAGTCTCAGATTGGGtacatcaagttctttgaagacgatgacgaGCTCAACGGGTCGGAGGACAGCGTGGATCAGGCGCTCTACTCGGACCACGAGGACTCGAATGCTGAGGACTACTACCAAAATGACTATCCCGAGGACGAGGATGCagatattggtgatgatatcCACAACGATTATGGCGATACGGCCTTGGATCTCGAGCCGGACCAGGTCAATGAGTTATATGATTATGTCCAGGTTCACAATGCAGACCTTCTTGATGACGGTTATGTCAGTGCGGATGACGAGGATTATGTGTTTTctgaggaagaagacgatTCTGAATCTGAAGAGTTTAGCAGACAGAAGTTTTTCGATGGGGAGAGTGACGATGAGCTTGCGATTCACAGAGACAAGATCTTCGACCAACTCCAGCGCATGATTAATGAGGAAGAGTGA
- a CDS encoding uncharacterized protein (EggNog:ENOG503NYSA; COG:Q), with protein MLFRLFLHANRLVRYATDKLVGTSYTPTRDVVVITGGASGLGEQLAQRFASHKATVISLDIHIPPPENRIDGVVYYECDVSNTDQVWEAQNSIQSKYGSASILINNAGITAGKKLVDLTCHEVETILNVNLLASFYTVKAFLPAMLERNRGYIVTVGSVLGYMSPARLSVYGASKAGLVALHESLTYELGSPMFHRGVKTLLVCPGQMKTPMFKSVATPSRLFAPELDVGYVADRIVAAVSLGQQGEIRLPLYGKFIPIFRAFPWPLVELVRKVSGIDRSMQAFRSGASSLRGAATSLLASSGSVLGPVSAVLEPGSASFGPVSEILDHSTAPPLDQPEGALA; from the coding sequence ATGCTATTCAGATTGTTTCTACACGCCAACAGGTTGGTTCGTTACGCCACCGACAAGCTTGTAGGAACACTGTATACACCTACAAGGGACGTGGTAGTGATCACGGGCGGTGCTTCCGGTTTAGGAGAACAGTTGGCACAAAGGTTTGCCAGCCACAAAGCTACCGTCATCTCACTTGACATACATATTCCTCCACCAGAAAACCGCATTGATGGTGTAGTTTACTACGAGTGTGATGTTCTGAATACTGATCAGGTATGGGAGGCTCAGAACCTGATTCAGCTGAAATATGGCAGTGCTTccattctcatcaacaacgCGGGAATAACTGCCGGTaagaaacttgttgatttgaCGTGCCACGAGGTCGAAACCATCTTGAACGTCAACCTTCTCGCCAGCTTCTATACCGTGAAGGCGTTTTTGCCCGCCATGCTCGAGAGGAATCGAGGGTATATTGTTACGGTTGGCTCTGTGTTGGGATACATGTCTCCTGCTCGTTTGAGCGTTTATGGGGCCTCCAAAGCCGGCTTGGTGGCCTTACATGAGTCCTTGACATACGAGTTAGGTCTGCCAATGTTCCACCGTGGGGTCAAAACCCTTCTTGTGTGCCCAGGGCAAATGAAAACCCCAATGTTCAAAAGTGTTGCAACTCCCTCGCGTCTTTTTGCACCTGAGTTGGATGTCGGGTATGTGGCCGATAGGATTGTGGCGGCGGTATCGTTAGGTCAGCAAGGCGAGATTCGGTTGCCGTTATACGGGAAGTTTATTCCAATTTTCAGAGCTTTTCCGTGGCCGTTGGTGGAACTTGTGAGAAAGGTATCAGGGATTGACAGAAGCATGCAAGCATTTCGGAGCGGAGCCAGCAGTTTGCGGGGTGCTGCTACTTCGCTCCTTGCCTCAAGTGGATCGGTCTTGGGACCGGTTTCGGCGGTTTTAGAGCCAGGGTCGGCGAGTTTTGGTCCAGTTTCTGAAATACTTGACCATTCTACAGCACCTCCGTTGGACCAACCGGAAGGGGCTTTGGCCTAG